A stretch of Mya arenaria isolate MELC-2E11 chromosome 14, ASM2691426v1 DNA encodes these proteins:
- the LOC128218487 gene encoding cystatin-SN-like, which produces MHPTICVFVMLVMVGHSLAQIPGGLTNADTNDVAIRRMARRAVFEMGRGYALNTITRARTQVVAGIMYHLDLDVNTRISPRNMKYWSCEAKMLEVPWLNTLELVEFHCRKRSSNIQMISDYAV; this is translated from the exons ATGCATCCAACAATCTGTGTATTTGTCATGCTCGTAATGGTAGGACATTCGTTGGCCCAAATTCCTGGGGGTTTGACCAACGCTGATACCAACGATGTAGCAATCCGGAGAATGGCTAGAAGAGCTGTTTTTGAAATGGGTAGGGGATATGCGTTGAACACGATCACAAGAGCAAGGACGCAG GTTGTTGCTGGCATAATGTATCACCTTGATTTAGATGTTAACACGAGAATTAGCCCTAGG aaTATGAAGTATTGGTCATGTGAAGCCAAGATGCTAGAAGTCCCGTGGTTAAATACCCTCGAACTTGTGGAGTTTCATTGTCGTAAACGTAgttcaaacattcaaatgatCTCAGACTATGCTGTTTAA